In Clostridium ljungdahlii DSM 13528, the genomic window CCTTTAATTGACCACTTATGTGATATTTACATAAGTCTTCAAAAAAATCCGTATTTTTATCATTTATTAAATAGTCATATCTTATTCCTGAACGTATAAATACCTTTTTTATACCAGGAATTTTTCTTATTTTCCTCAATAGATTTAAGTATTCACTATGATCTATAATTAAGTTTTTGCAGGGAGAAGGGAAGAGACATTGTCTATTTTTACACACCCCAGCCTTTTCTTGTATTTTGCACGCCTTATGCCTAAAATTTGCAGTAGGACCTCCTACATCATGTATGTATCCTTTAAAGTCGTCTAAAGTAGTTAATAATTTGGCCTCGTCAATTATAGACTTTTGGCTCCTATTTTGGATGGTTCTACCTTGGTGAAAAGTAAGAGCGCAAAAAGAGCAGCCTCCATAACAACCCCTATGACTTGTAATGGAGAAACTTACTTCTTTTATAGCAGGTATTCCACCAAATTTTTCATATATAGGGTGGTATGTTCTCATGTAGGGTAAATCATATACTATATCCATTTCCTCTTCTGTTAATGGAAACTGTGGTGGGTTTTGAACAATATAATGATCTCCATGTTTTTGTATTAAGGTTTTTCCTCTTAATGCGTCTTGTTCGTAATATTCTAGTTTATAGCTTTCGGCATAAGCGTTTTTTTCTTGCGTTACTTTTTCAAAAGAAGGTACTTCTACATAATCCTTTATGAGCGATTTATCTTTACAAGGGTACACTGTACCTCTTACATCTGTAATTTTATGGATGCCCATTCCATATTTTAATAGGTTTGCCACTTGTACTATGGTTTTTTCTCCCATACCATATATGAGTAGATCTGCTTTTGAATCTAAAAGGATACTTCTTCTTACATTATCACTCCAGTAATCATAGTGGGCAAATCTCCTTAAACTAGCTTCTATTCCACCAATTACTATTGGAACATCCTTATAGGCTTCTCTTGCCCTGTTACAGTATACTATTACAGCTCTGTCGGGTCTGTAACCAGATTTACCTCCTGGGGAGTAAAGATCATCATGCCTTTTTTTCTTTGACGCGGTATAATGATTTACCATAGAATCTATATTTCCGGAATTTATTAAAAAAGCCAATTTAGGTTTTCCAAGTTTCATAAAGTCATTTACATTTTTCCAGTTAGGCTGAGCTATTATTCCTACTTTAAAACCCTCCTTTTCCAGGACTCTTGATATTATAGCTGAGCCGAAAGAAGGATGATCTACGTAAGCATCTCCTGTTATAAGGACAAAATCTAACTGATTTATATTTTTTGCGTTCATGTCATTTTTACATATAGGTAAAAAACTAGTATTTAAATTCAATTTACATTCTCCGTTCTTATATTTCAGATTTAGTTTCACTTATTTTTAGTATAACATATTATATTATGAGATAAATATTTAGGAATATGTAGATTTTGAATAGTGATAAGGAAAAGAGAACACACACTAAATAATATAAACATGCAAAGATAAATTATGATATTTTACATTAAAATGAGCAAAATGAAATTAAAGTATCATAACAGGTAAATATAAATAAATTTAATATTTACTAGTTGCATTATAGTGAATTTGTAATATAATTATAATATAAAAGTAAATGTTTATGTTTAATTATGTTAGGTGAGGCTCCTATATAGACATATGCTGCTGCCCCGAAACATCGAGAGATGCCAATGGGTGAACAGGTATTACCGTAGTAAGGTTTTACTTAATGCAGCTGGATGAAAATCTAAAGCTATATAGTGCTAAAACTCGTACGATTAAAAAAGTTTTAGTTTAAGAGCCCTATGGGCTTTTTTTAGTTGTTTGCATATGTTTAAATTTTTTAATTTAGGTGGTGTGTTAAATGGAAAACGGACCTTATGGAGGTCGGTGCATCTTAGAAGAAAATTTAATAGAAGGAGTGCAGGGAAGTATTAGGTCTAATTGGTGATGGCAATGCTATTGATAACTTTTAAAACGTTGATGTAGATTCTATAAATATTTCTCTGCATATAAGGAGGAATATTTATGAAAAAGTTATCTAGTTTCTTGTTGAGTAAGGTTCTTTATAAAAAGGTTTATAATGAATTTGACGAATATGTAGGGAAACTTTGGGACGTTTATGTATCTTCTGATCATGGAATGCCAAGAGCCATAGGATATAAGATAAAAAAGGGCAAAGAAATACTTAATTGTGAGTGTAGGAACATAAACTTTTATGATGATAACGACAAGGTTATAATTAAAGGAGAAGGTATAAGGGAAATAATACTTCAAAGTTATTCCTATCTTTTATCAAAACATCTTTTAGATAGACAGATAGTGGATATAAACGGGAAAAAACTTGTAAGAGTTAATGATCTCAGAATTGCAGAAATGGCAGGAGAGTATAGGGTTGTAGCAGTAGATACAGGAGTTCTTGCTTTAGGAAGAAGGCTTGGTATAGAAAAAATCATAAAAAAGTTTTATGATTTATTTAATAAAAAACCTGAAGATAGCCTTATAATTTGGGATAATGTAGAATCACTAGAAATGATAAATAACAATTTAAAACTTTCCGTACCATATAAAAAGTTATCTAAACTCCATCCTGCTGATTTAGCAGATATATTAGAAGATATGGATGTAAACTACAGAAAGAAGGTTTTTGAAAGTTTAGATGAGGATCTAGCAGCGGATACATTAGAGGAAATAGATCCAGAAGTACAGCTGGATATTCTGGAAAATTTGAGTCAATCTAAAAGGGATGAGGTATTATACAATATGCCTAATGATGAAATAGCGGATATTTTAGATGAAGTAGATAAAGATACTGCAGAAAAAATACTTATAAATATGGAAAAAAATGATGCAGATGAAGTAAGATCACTTATGGAATATAAGGAAGAAACTGTAGGAAGTATAATGAATAAGGATTTTATCTGCTTTAATATAAACATAACCGTTAAAGATACTATTGAGTTTTTAAAAGAAATTAATCCGGAAGATGAGGTATCACATTATATATATATTATCAATGATCAAAAGCAGCTTGAAGGTGTGGTGTCTCTGAAAGACTTGATATTGTCAGATTTTGAAGATACATTAAAGGCGATAATGATCAAGGATGTAGTAAGTATAAATCATAAGGAAAATATAGATGAAGCCATAGAGATGTGTTCAAAATATAATCTTATTTCATTACCTGTAATAGATGATGAAGAAAAGCTGTGTGGCATAGTTATAATGAATGACTTAGTAGAAGACATATTAATACCAAATTGGAGAAAAAGGCTAAGAAAAGTAGGATAGAAAATACTATCAATTCCACTTATTTAAAGTGAAATTGATAGTATTTTTTTATGTATTTTTTACTTCGTTTGTGTACAGACTACATTTAGGAGAACCAACATTAAAAGGAGATGGTCATATGGGTAAGAAAATTATGAGATTTAAAAGAGAATTAGTACTAATACTTGCTATAGTGTTTACATATGCATCAACTTCTCTATTCTTGCTCCCCTATAATAATGCAGTGAAAGCTGTGGCCTACTACTATGGCTCAAGAGGAAATATGGTAATACAAATACAGCAAAAACTCAGAAGTTGGGGGTATTATAATGGCAGCGTAGATGGAGTATACGGGTATCAAACTTACACTGCAGTAAAATATTTTCAATCGAAAAATGGACTAAAATCTGATGGTATAGTTGGAGATGCAACTTTAGCAGCCCTTGCAATAAATACTGGAAGCAATACTGGTGGAAACAGTCAAAATGTAACATTAATAGCTAGATTGATAAATGGAGAGGCTAGAGGAGAACCTTATGAAGGACAGGTAGCAGTAGGAGCTGTAATACTAAATAGAACTAGGGATCCTAGGTTTCCATCTACTGTAGCAGGAGTTATATATCAACCAGGAGCTTTTACTGCTGTGGTGGATGGACAAATACATTCAAATATGCAACAGAGCTCTATAAATGCAGCAAGGGATGCTTTAAATGGATGGGATCCTTCAGGAGGAGCAATATACTATTTTAATCCCTCTACAGCAACAAGTTCATGGATATGGTCGAGACCTCTTATTAAAATTATAGGTAAACATAGATTTTGCAGGTAGTTTAAAAATATATAGCCAAAATAGATGAGCTTTCGACAGCATCATTTAATAAAAATTGTTATTAAATAGGATAAAAATATATATGCTTTTAAGATAAGTGAGCAATAGATTTTTATTGTCATATATAAGGGATAATTTCTAAGAAAAGCTAATCAGGAAGTGACACATTTTTTTTATATATATGCTAATATATTTTTAAGACAATAATGAGCTAGGTTATGGGGGGAGAAAATTTATGATAATAGAGAATTTTATTAGTAAGGAGAAAGTAGATCAAATTAAGTATGTATACTTTTATAGATTACTTAAAGGCAAAATAGCTATTTCATATTCCCATAAGGATGTTGAAGAGGTGCAGGCTTATGGAATTGAAATTGAGAGACAGGATATATTAGATGGAAAATTGATAAATGTGCAAAGAGATAGTGTTCAAAATATAAGTCCTGAAAGGTATAAAGTACATAATTTATTGAAATTACTATATGACAATAAAGTTTCACCTATCCACTTGGTTGATGTAATAGGTGATTATGTAGACGAATACAGTATGGACTTTGACAACCAAAAAAATTATGCAGCATATTAATTTAATAGAAAAGGGGAGAAATCCTCTTTTTTTTATATAAAAAGTTAATATATCTATTATACCTATATTAAAAAATTAATATAATAGGTATATAATTAAAGGTATTAAAATTGGAGGTGTTATATTTTGATATTTGGGGTTGGGGTTGATATAGTTGAAATCAGGAGAATAGAACAGGCTGTTAGTAAACACTCAAATTTTATAGATAGAATTTTTAGTAAGAATGAAGTAGAATATCTTAAAAATAAAAATTTAAGACCTGAATTTATAGCAGGAAGGTTTGCTGCTAAGGAAGCTATAGTAAAGGCACTAGGAACTGGATTTAGTGGTTTTGATTTTAGAGATATAGAAGTAGATAGAACTGCTTTAGGTAAACCTATTGTAGTATTAAAGGGAAAGGCAAAGTTAATAGCTAATAAATGTGGGAATTACAAGATTCATCTCAGTATATCTCATGGAGTGGATAACGCTATAGCCTATGCCGTAATGGAGGTAGATGGAGTTGAAGATAGCGACTGTAAAAATAGCTAGAGCTGTAGATGGGTACAGTATAAATGAATTAAAAATACCAGGAATTGTACTTATGGAAAATGCAGCACTAAAGGTAGTCAAAAACATAGATCTAAAAAAATGTGAATCTTTTTGTGTAATTTGTACAAAGGGAAATAATGGTGGAGATGGCTTTGCGGTAGCAAGACATCTTTATAATTTAAACAAAAAGGTTCATGTATTTTTAGTTGGAAAAGAAAGTGGAATGAGTGAAGATTGCAGCGTAAATTACAACATTTTGAAAAATTTAAAGATTAATTTAGATATAGTAGATTCAGAAGAAAGTCTTGTAAAACTTAAAAAGTGTATAAAAGAAAGTGATGTTACTATAGATGCTTTGTTTGGAACAGGAATTTCTAGAAATATACTAGGAATACAAGATTCTGTAATAACCCTTATTAATGAGTATGGCAGTTATATTATTTCTGTAGATATTCCCTCTGGGCTTAATGGTGATACAGGAAATGTTATGGGTAACTGTGTGAGAGCTAATAAAACTATTACTTTTCAGCTATATAAAATGGGATTTCTAAAATACGGAAGTGATAAATTTACAGGTGAAGTGATAGTAGAGGACATAGGAATTCCAAGTTTAGCTGTTGAAAAATTTTCTGGATCTGAATTTATAATGGATCAAGATTTTATAAAAGGAAAACTAAAAATTAGAGATAAGTATAGTCATAAAGGAGACTATGGAAGGGTACTTATTATAGCTGGATCTAAGGGATTTACAGGAGCAGCTTATATATGTACTCAGGGAGCAGTAAGAAGTGGTGCAGGACTTGTCACTTTAGGATGTTATAAAGATATACAACCTATACTTAGTGAAAAGCTTGTTGAAGGTATGACTATAGATTTGGAAGAAAATTTTAAATTAGAAAAAACTATAGAAAAAAGCGATGCTATTGCTATAGGCCCAG contains:
- a CDS encoding YgiQ family radical SAM protein; protein product: MNLNTSFLPICKNDMNAKNINQLDFVLITGDAYVDHPSFGSAIISRVLEKEGFKVGIIAQPNWKNVNDFMKLGKPKLAFLINSGNIDSMVNHYTASKKKRHDDLYSPGGKSGYRPDRAVIVYCNRAREAYKDVPIVIGGIEASLRRFAHYDYWSDNVRRSILLDSKADLLIYGMGEKTIVQVANLLKYGMGIHKITDVRGTVYPCKDKSLIKDYVEVPSFEKVTQEKNAYAESYKLEYYEQDALRGKTLIQKHGDHYIVQNPPQFPLTEEEMDIVYDLPYMRTYHPIYEKFGGIPAIKEVSFSITSHRGCYGGCSFCALTFHQGRTIQNRSQKSIIDEAKLLTTLDDFKGYIHDVGGPTANFRHKACKIQEKAGVCKNRQCLFPSPCKNLIIDHSEYLNLLRKIRKIPGIKKVFIRSGIRYDYLINDKNTDFFEDLCKYHISGQLKVAPEHISDRVLNQMGKPKMDVYNKFVKKYFEINKKINKKQYLVPYLMSSHPGSDLNAAIELAEYIKSMGYTPEQVQDFYPTPGSLSTTMYYTGINPLSGEKVYVPKSQKEKNEQRALLQFSVPKNYNLVKEALIKCGREDLIGSGPHCLIPKNPPRRRHHKSSHKSSK
- a CDS encoding magnesium transporter, whose protein sequence is MKKLSSFLLSKVLYKKVYNEFDEYVGKLWDVYVSSDHGMPRAIGYKIKKGKEILNCECRNINFYDDNDKVIIKGEGIREIILQSYSYLLSKHLLDRQIVDINGKKLVRVNDLRIAEMAGEYRVVAVDTGVLALGRRLGIEKIIKKFYDLFNKKPEDSLIIWDNVESLEMINNNLKLSVPYKKLSKLHPADLADILEDMDVNYRKKVFESLDEDLAADTLEEIDPEVQLDILENLSQSKRDEVLYNMPNDEIADILDEVDKDTAEKILINMEKNDADEVRSLMEYKEETVGSIMNKDFICFNINITVKDTIEFLKEINPEDEVSHYIYIINDQKQLEGVVSLKDLILSDFEDTLKAIMIKDVVSINHKENIDEAIEMCSKYNLISLPVIDDEEKLCGIVIMNDLVEDILIPNWRKRLRKVG
- the sleB gene encoding spore cortex-lytic enzyme, whose protein sequence is MGKKIMRFKRELVLILAIVFTYASTSLFLLPYNNAVKAVAYYYGSRGNMVIQIQQKLRSWGYYNGSVDGVYGYQTYTAVKYFQSKNGLKSDGIVGDATLAALAINTGSNTGGNSQNVTLIARLINGEARGEPYEGQVAVGAVILNRTRDPRFPSTVAGVIYQPGAFTAVVDGQIHSNMQQSSINAARDALNGWDPSGGAIYYFNPSTATSSWIWSRPLIKIIGKHRFCR
- a CDS encoding DUF6514 family protein translates to MIIENFISKEKVDQIKYVYFYRLLKGKIAISYSHKDVEEVQAYGIEIERQDILDGKLINVQRDSVQNISPERYKVHNLLKLLYDNKVSPIHLVDVIGDYVDEYSMDFDNQKNYAAY
- the acpS gene encoding holo-ACP synthase, which produces MIFGVGVDIVEIRRIEQAVSKHSNFIDRIFSKNEVEYLKNKNLRPEFIAGRFAAKEAIVKALGTGFSGFDFRDIEVDRTALGKPIVVLKGKAKLIANKCGNYKIHLSISHGVDNAIAYAVMEVDGVEDSDCKNS
- a CDS encoding bifunctional ADP-dependent NAD(P)H-hydrate dehydratase/NAD(P)H-hydrate epimerase, yielding MKIATVKIARAVDGYSINELKIPGIVLMENAALKVVKNIDLKKCESFCVICTKGNNGGDGFAVARHLYNLNKKVHVFLVGKESGMSEDCSVNYNILKNLKINLDIVDSEESLVKLKKCIKESDVTIDALFGTGISRNILGIQDSVITLINEYGSYIISVDIPSGLNGDTGNVMGNCVRANKTITFQLYKMGFLKYGSDKFTGEVIVEDIGIPSLAVEKFSGSEFIMDQDFIKGKLKIRDKYSHKGDYGRVLIIAGSKGFTGAAYICTQGAVRSGAGLVTLGCYKDIQPILSEKLVEGMTIDLEENFKLEKTIEKSDAIAIGPGMGANDSTLNLVKKVITTFKKTVVIDADGINVLSRNLNILKQKKCDVILTPHLGEMARITGLGIEYISENRIKVAKDFAKEYNIIVLLKGYNTVITDGNSVAINSTGNSAMASGGMGDCLTGIIASFSAQKQGPFEAASIAAFIHGYVGEELSKDMYSVNASHVLHQLPFSIKKLTE